One Mucilaginibacter ginkgonis genomic region harbors:
- a CDS encoding tetratricopeptide repeat-containing sensor histidine kinase produces MSYEKMFYGILISSITLSFFLPSCKKSPKKFDDSKWENALKVAETFELKDYPKAILYLDSAYYSIENPGKLTQYQRFNFLRKCHHRQKLYSKAVTLCDSAINVLPKNAANAVFLAEVLLEKGDMLLLLKRYSEAYKSYYNGLSVIEALNTFNAKKLKSSFYSRLADISYGQNKYVNAINWHKKTLNTILKFSDKDSSYYRLQGTFNNIGLCYLFLNKPDSALAYFKGAVHWNNIGYLKKKLNRKDYIIAKGVIAGNIGSVQFRNGKVDSAEYYFKESIRLNRIPGYAVEDALITERKLADLYLSKRNFKNTAALIKDIQSSGVKLSNATDRLDFLKLKIRFAQAQKRFTDVSSLYRSYESLKDSIFNSKRLYLSTNFETEFARLANINELRSVEKEDLIKTIALIATLGLLIICLILIVNNNKIRRAIQISQNEMAIRNKKLETTLHSLEASFTENSKLLGIVAHDLKNPLNAIFGLSNLLSESQHLSDDDAEMVGLIMSSSKTMTAIVNDLLSSKKQQNSDEGHNTTNHIKDIVLESISLLRNRAKEKQIDLLFTVAEDCTVKIQRQQIWRVINNLLVNAIKFSPNGSQIYIATEIGDGSVKISVKDNGIGIPNDLKSKIFALSGEAKREGTQGEETYGMGLFISKQIIEDHGGHIWFDSLENIGTTFYITLPCSG; encoded by the coding sequence ATGAGCTATGAAAAGATGTTTTACGGCATCTTGATTTCATCAATAACACTTTCATTTTTTTTGCCTTCGTGCAAGAAATCGCCAAAAAAATTCGATGACTCTAAGTGGGAAAACGCTTTAAAAGTGGCTGAAACCTTTGAATTAAAGGATTATCCTAAAGCAATTTTATATTTAGACTCCGCTTACTATTCAATAGAAAATCCGGGCAAACTTACCCAGTATCAACGGTTTAACTTTCTCAGAAAATGTCATCACCGTCAAAAGCTTTATTCTAAAGCTGTAACATTATGTGACAGTGCCATCAACGTCTTACCTAAGAACGCTGCAAATGCAGTATTTCTCGCGGAAGTACTACTTGAGAAAGGTGATATGCTTCTTTTATTGAAACGGTACAGCGAGGCATATAAAAGCTATTATAATGGATTATCGGTTATTGAAGCGTTAAATACATTTAACGCTAAAAAATTAAAATCAAGCTTTTATTCGAGACTTGCGGATATCAGCTACGGACAGAACAAATATGTAAATGCTATTAACTGGCATAAAAAAACATTGAATACTATTCTTAAATTTTCTGATAAAGATTCCAGTTACTACAGGCTTCAAGGTACGTTTAACAATATAGGTCTTTGCTATTTGTTTTTGAATAAGCCCGACAGCGCCCTGGCCTATTTCAAAGGTGCCGTTCATTGGAACAATATAGGATATCTTAAGAAAAAGCTAAACCGTAAAGACTATATCATTGCGAAGGGGGTTATTGCAGGCAATATTGGTAGTGTCCAATTTAGAAATGGTAAGGTTGACAGCGCTGAATATTATTTTAAAGAAAGTATACGTTTAAACAGAATCCCAGGATATGCAGTTGAAGACGCCTTAATCACCGAACGGAAATTAGCGGATTTATATCTGTCGAAAAGAAATTTCAAAAACACGGCGGCGCTAATTAAGGATATACAATCATCCGGTGTTAAACTCTCAAATGCGACAGATAGGCTTGACTTTCTAAAACTTAAAATTCGTTTTGCGCAGGCACAGAAAAGATTTACCGATGTCTCATCTTTGTACCGCAGTTATGAAAGCCTTAAAGACAGTATTTTTAATTCGAAAAGACTTTATCTATCAACAAATTTCGAGACCGAATTTGCCAGATTAGCCAATATAAATGAACTCCGTTCTGTCGAAAAAGAAGATTTAATAAAGACCATAGCATTGATTGCTACATTGGGACTTTTAATAATTTGCCTTATCCTGATTGTCAATAATAATAAAATAAGAAGAGCAATACAGATTTCCCAAAATGAAATGGCCATAAGAAATAAAAAACTGGAAACTACTCTTCACTCTCTGGAAGCGAGTTTCACGGAAAATTCAAAATTGTTAGGCATAGTCGCCCATGATTTAAAAAACCCACTAAATGCCATTTTTGGACTTAGCAATTTATTGTCAGAAAGCCAACACCTAAGTGACGACGACGCAGAGATGGTTGGTCTGATCATGAGTTCAAGCAAAACTATGACAGCTATCGTGAATGATTTGCTTTCAAGCAAAAAACAACAAAATTCAGATGAAGGACACAATACAACAAATCATATTAAAGACATTGTCTTAGAAAGCATATCATTATTACGAAACCGCGCGAAAGAGAAACAGATCGATTTGCTATTCACCGTAGCAGAGGATTGCACCGTCAAGATTCAGCGCCAGCAAATTTGGCGGGTTATCAATAATTTATTAGTTAATGCCATCAAATTCAGCCCTAATGGCAGCCAAATTTATATTGCGACGGAAATTGGTGACGGAAGTGTAAAAATTAGCGTTAAAGATAACGGGATAGGCATCCCTAACGATCTTAAAAGTAAAATTTTCGCACTTTCAGGAGAAGCAAAACGGGAGGGCACGCAAGGAGAGGAAACTTATGGTATGGGACTATTTATATCAAAGCAAATTATAGAGGATCACGGCGGACATATCTGGTTTGACAGTTTGGAAAACATAGGTACGACGTTTTATATAACATTACCGTGTTCTGGTTAA
- a CDS encoding alpha/beta hydrolase, whose translation MNKYLRKSALLGIALVSLLASACSNNGKNSTSDSTTVKSSAADSSVKTGLPDSVKPSGQAPEWGKDIRPQMAAVIEQLGSYSDKPIPQLPPVEARKNHTPTDAVMDIMKKYNIPMPPTTVDTIGKEIPVAGGTIHLKIYTPKSTGPYPVIVYYHGGGFVIANINVYNASSQMLAEKMGAVVISVGYRLAPENKFPTAHNDAFAAYQWAVNNASSLHGDARKIALVGESAGGNLAVNTAIMARDKKIQLPVGIVAVYPIAGADMNTESYQKYANAKPLDKPMMMWFSKTYLNNMAEAKDPRINLVAANLKGLPPTTIINAELDPLQTDGANLADKLKAAGVSTDHKVFDGVTHEFFGMGALVPEALEAEKFAISQLQKAFKGK comes from the coding sequence ATGAATAAATATCTCAGAAAAAGTGCGTTACTAGGTATCGCATTAGTTTCGTTATTAGCATCAGCATGCAGCAATAACGGCAAAAATTCCACAAGCGATTCCACCACGGTTAAGTCATCAGCCGCGGATAGTTCTGTGAAAACCGGGTTACCAGATTCTGTTAAACCATCCGGACAAGCACCGGAATGGGGTAAGGATATCAGGCCCCAAATGGCTGCAGTTATCGAACAGCTTGGCAGCTATAGTGATAAACCTATTCCGCAATTGCCACCAGTTGAGGCGCGAAAGAACCACACACCGACGGATGCCGTGATGGATATCATGAAAAAATATAATATTCCTATGCCCCCTACTACAGTGGACACTATAGGGAAAGAGATTCCGGTGGCAGGCGGGACAATTCATCTTAAAATCTATACGCCAAAAAGTACCGGGCCTTATCCAGTCATCGTATACTACCATGGCGGCGGATTCGTGATTGCTAATATAAACGTATATAACGCCTCGTCACAAATGCTTGCTGAAAAAATGGGCGCTGTGGTAATCTCTGTAGGATACCGTTTAGCGCCAGAGAATAAATTCCCTACTGCACACAATGACGCTTTTGCCGCATACCAATGGGCTGTCAATAATGCATCATCATTACATGGAGATGCTAGGAAAATTGCTTTGGTTGGAGAAAGCGCAGGTGGTAACCTGGCGGTTAATACAGCGATCATGGCTCGCGACAAAAAAATTCAGTTGCCGGTGGGTATCGTGGCAGTTTACCCTATCGCAGGCGCAGACATGAATACGGAATCTTATCAAAAATATGCTAATGCCAAACCACTTGATAAACCTATGATGATGTGGTTCAGCAAAACTTATCTTAATAACATGGCTGAGGCGAAGGATCCCCGTATAAATCTCGTTGCAGCTAATTTGAAAGGCTTACCCCCGACAACAATCATCAATGCCGAATTAGATCCCTTACAAACAGATGGTGCTAATTTGGCTGATAAGCTAAAGGCGGCAGGAGTGTCCACAGATCATAAGGTATTTGACGGTGTAACACACGAGTTTTTCGGTATGGGTGCGTTAGTCCCTGAGGCATTAGAAGCGGAAAAATTCGCTATTTCGCAGTTGCAGAAAGCTTTCAAAGGAAAGTAG
- a CDS encoding DUF2252 family protein, whose product MVLSHKNEKHSGVERQLKTKLIPRIQDWINNCDDSPFNYKVKDVVFRFAETGSLGLKRYLFLLKSPNKKNSIYLSI is encoded by the coding sequence ATAGTCCTTTCACATAAAAACGAAAAGCACTCTGGAGTTGAAAGACAACTTAAAACTAAACTGATCCCGCGTATTCAAGACTGGATTAACAATTGCGATGATAGCCCTTTCAACTATAAAGTTAAAGATGTTGTTTTTCGTTTTGCCGAAACAGGTAGTTTGGGTTTGAAACGGTATCTTTTTCTCTTGAAAAGTCCCAATAAAAAAAATTCTATTTATTTGTCGATATGA
- a CDS encoding DUF2252 family protein, which yields MLNYNKHLLPDILRHKYAALADNPFRFFKSTCYIYYEDLAKTSDVNSSPLTWICGDLHLENFGSYRANNTLYTLI from the coding sequence ATGCTTAATTATAATAAGCATCTTTTGCCGGACATTCTTCGACATAAATACGCAGCTTTAGCGGATAATCCATTTAGATTCTTTAAGAGCACGTGTTATATATATTATGAAGACTTAGCCAAAACAAGCGATGTCAATAGTTCTCCGTTGACTTGGATTTGCGGAGATCTCCATTTGGAAAATTTCGGAAGTTACAGAGCTAACAATACGTTGTATACTTTGATCTGA